In Cherax quadricarinatus isolate ZL_2023a chromosome 61, ASM3850222v1, whole genome shotgun sequence, a single window of DNA contains:
- the LOC128699446 gene encoding tigger transposable element-derived protein 1 — translation MSFIKVKFLPPNTTPLLQPMDQQVISNFKKLYTKALFERCFVMTSETQLTLREFWRDHFNILNCVNLIGKAWEEVTKRTLNSAWKKLWPECVDKRDFEGFEANPENPVPVEESIVALGKSLGLEVSGEDVEELVEEDNEELTTDELLDQLQQQEATPEEIASEEGREKLKKLPTSKIKEICAKWLEVQTFMDENHPHTAIASRAGDYYTDNVVKHFRQVIKEREVQATMDRYLVRKKSSDSEAGPSGIKRRREVTPEKDLLPQVLMEGDSPSKH, via the coding sequence atgagcttcattaaggtgaagtttttgcctcctaataccactcctctcctgcagcccatggaccagcaggttatttccaacttcaagaaactgtacacaaaagctctgtttgaaaggtgctttgtaatgacctcagaaactcaactgactctaagagagttttggagagatcactttaatatcctcaattgtgtaaaccttataggtaaggcttgggaggaagtgacaaagaggaccttgaactctgcttggaagaaactgtggccagaatgtgtagacaaaagggattttgaagggtttgaggctaaccctgagaatcctgtgccagttgaggaatccattgtggcattgggaaagtccttggggttggaggttagtggggaggatgtggaagagttggtggaggaggacaatgaagaactaaccactgatgagctgctagatcaacttcaacagcaagaggccacacctgaggaaattgcttcggaggaggggagagagaaattgaagaagttgcctacttcaaagattaaggaaatctgtgcaaagtggcttgaagtgcaaaccttcatggatgaaaatcaccctcacacagctattgcaagccgtgctggtgattattacactgacaatgttgtgaaacactttaggcaagtcataaaggaacgagaggtacaggccactatggacagatatcttgtgcgaaagaagtccagtgactctgaagctggccctagtggcattaaaagaagaagggaagtaaccccagaaaaggacttactacctcaagtcctaatggaaggggattccccttctaaacactaa